The following are encoded in a window of Corynebacterium marinum DSM 44953 genomic DNA:
- a CDS encoding MFS transporter — protein MSNLTGLRHGDRDYRRAVLAMLAAGLATFNALYATQALLPILVEDLNITPTEAALTVSATTGMLAVCIVPMSILSERFGRGRILIISALAATALGLFIPLAPNAAALIALRGLQGIAIAGVPAVAMTWLAEELDPAALGRAMGLYIAGNTVGGLTGRLIPAGLLEITDWRTALLITAAIALFTAVLMAVLLPRQKNFTPKQIGLRSEITAMVGHLQNPQLLGLFLIAFVGMGTFVSLYNYFGFRMIDHFGLSPALVGVVFLMYLSGTWSSARAGAMAEKFGRGNVLTGGAALMLAGLLATAAGWLPLALLGLFLFTAAFFAMHSTASSWIGLAATDDRAEASSMYLFSYYAGSSLVGAATGAVFMSTSWAGFVLALAGILLLVLVIAVALRRRPS, from the coding sequence ATGTCCAACCTGACCGGTCTGCGGCACGGCGACCGCGACTACCGCCGTGCCGTCCTCGCCATGCTCGCGGCCGGCCTGGCGACCTTCAACGCCCTGTACGCAACACAGGCGCTGCTGCCCATACTCGTCGAGGACCTGAACATCACCCCGACGGAGGCCGCCCTCACCGTTTCCGCCACCACGGGCATGCTGGCGGTGTGCATCGTTCCGATGTCGATCCTCTCCGAGCGATTCGGCCGGGGCCGGATCCTGATCATTTCGGCGTTGGCCGCCACCGCCCTCGGCCTGTTCATCCCCCTGGCCCCCAACGCCGCGGCGCTCATCGCGCTCCGCGGCCTGCAGGGCATCGCGATAGCCGGCGTGCCGGCGGTGGCCATGACCTGGCTGGCCGAGGAACTGGACCCCGCGGCCCTGGGCCGGGCGATGGGCCTCTATATCGCGGGCAACACCGTCGGCGGGCTGACTGGCCGCCTCATCCCGGCGGGGCTGCTCGAGATCACCGACTGGCGCACCGCGCTGCTGATCACCGCCGCGATCGCGCTGTTCACAGCCGTCCTCATGGCGGTCCTGCTGCCCCGGCAGAAGAACTTCACCCCGAAACAGATCGGCCTGCGCAGCGAGATCACCGCCATGGTCGGGCACCTGCAGAACCCGCAGCTGCTGGGCCTTTTCCTGATCGCATTCGTGGGCATGGGCACGTTCGTGTCGCTGTACAACTACTTCGGTTTCCGGATGATCGACCATTTCGGCCTCTCCCCCGCCCTGGTGGGCGTGGTCTTCCTGATGTACCTCTCGGGTACATGGAGCTCTGCCCGGGCGGGCGCGATGGCGGAGAAGTTCGGGCGGGGCAACGTCCTGACCGGCGGGGCCGCCCTCATGCTGGCGGGCCTGCTCGCCACGGCGGCCGGCTGGCTCCCCCTGGCCCTGCTGGGCCTGTTCCTGTTCACCGCGGCGTTCTTCGCCATGCACTCCACCGCCTCCAGCTGGATCGGCCTGGCCGCCACCGACGACCGCGCGGAGGCCTCGAGCATGTACCTGTTCAGCTACTACGCCGGATCCTCACTGGTCGGCGCGGCGACCGGCGCGGTGTTCATGAGCACGAGCTGGGCCGGTTTCGTCCTCGCCCTCGCCGGCATCCTCCTCCTGGTGCTCGTCATCGCCGTCGCCTTGCGACGACGCCCCTCCTGA